Part of the Qipengyuania sp. SS22 genome, GCATCCGCCCAGCGCGACTGTGGCCAGCATGGCCGCCGCCATCCTCCCGGTCAATTTGGGGTATTTCATAGCCCTCACTCGCTTTCCTGCTCCTGAATAGGGATTTCATCCGGAATGATGTCGTCCGGGTCGATAATCGGTTCGGCCTCGGCGCCGGTAATCGAACGGCGCAGCAATCGCGTGCCATCGTCGGACAGCAATCCCAGCGAACGCGGATCGCGCACCGAGGCCGGATCGTACAGCGATTTGAGATTGTTCAACAGCTGGTAGAACTGGGCCTTGATGTTGATACGGAACTGCAGCGGCAGCGATGCGAGGCGCTTGGTGACGAAATTGGACTTGGCGTCCTCCCCCTGCCGAATCCCGTCGAAGCGGACACGGGTGACGATCTCGCCGGTCAGCGGGCCTTCCATGATCACGCGCATCTGCGAATAATCGAGGCTCTTCAGCGCATCGAAGGCAAAATTCGCGATCGGCGAGAGGTCTTCATAAGTCAGCTCGCCGACATAGGAAACGGTGCCGCCCGGCGGGCGCGAGATAAGGACTCCGGTATCGATCCGGCCATTGCCGCGTTCGTCGAACACGATCGGCACGGTCCCGTCGAACAGCCCCGTCGCGGTGATGTTCTCCAGCTCCATCTCGGTGACGAAGGTCCCCGCATCGAGACCGACGATCTCGAAGATATAGCGCCGTTCCTCGCTGACCCCGAGATTGAGATCGACATCGCGCAGGATCAGCTGCCCACCCATGAACGGCCAGTTGCCACCCGACACCGCGAGCAATTCGCCGTTCTGCAGCGCAAAGCCGACTTCGCCGTCGAACACTTCGACCCCGGGATTGACCGAAGCGACGCGAATCGTTTGCCCGGGCGCAGTCGTCAAATTGAGCAAATCGGTAAACTCGATCGTCCCGCTGGCTCCCTTGACCGGGCCAAAGGCAGCCGCGAAATCGAGATCGTCGGTGGTAAAGCGCCCGGTACTGGTCACCGTGCCGTCTGCCGCCCAGTCGATCCGGCCCCGCCCGGTGACGGTTCCTTCGGTATTGGCGATCACACCCTTGGTCAGGCTCGACAGCTCCATCGGCTGTAGGCCAGCGTCGAATTGCAGGCCGGGGACTGCAAGATCGGCAAAGCCCGCACCGCTGGCCAGATCGTGGCGGATATCGACCGCGGTGACGAGCCGGTCGCTCGCCGGATGGCGCAAATCGGCCTGCGCAGCGATGACATTATCGATCAGAGCAAGCACCGCATCGCGCGCGACCAGCGGCTCGAACCGGGCGGGTTCGTCGCGGTCGACGAGTGTGAACTCGCCTTCCTCGATCGCCAGCCGGCCATCGGCGAAACGCCACTGGCCGCTGGCCTGCGTCAGGTTCATCGGCACCGCCGCGAGCGCGATATCCGCATCGCTGAACGTCCCCGCGATTTCGTCGCCGAGCCGCGCCTCCAGTCCCGATACGCGGAACCGGCTGGCGGTCTCCGCCGGGCCGAGCGCGACATCGATGGCCTTGGCGGTCATCACGCCCGGATAGGCGAAGCCGACCGGACCGGAGACGAGCCGGATCGGCGTTTCGCCGAGATATCCCTCGAGATCGAGCGACGAGGTTCCGGCAGCGATCTGCAGGCCGCCGGGTCCGCTCTTCAGAATCGCGCGTCCACGCGGCGGGCATAGCGTCAGGCCGCGCTTCTCGACGGCGAGATTGGCGAGTTCGAGGCGATCGAAGCGCACCTCGGTGCACGAGCGCCACAAAGCGAGTTGTCCCTCGCCGTACCGCCCTTCCACCGGCAACCGCAGATTGGTCGCCGAGCCGCCCGGTAGCGCGCCGCTGG contains:
- a CDS encoding YdbH domain-containing protein → MTADDSVRRAGWRRKRWAFALAFLAVLLGAALVVWLSREQIVDDIIRDQLDANNIPASYTIDRVGGQTQVLSQVVLGDPDAPDFTAERVIVTLRHRFGTPEIGGVTLVEPRLYGTYRDSQFSLGSLDPLVFGPSEGPAGLPNLNLTIHDGRGLIETDYGPVGLKIAGTGLVSHGWDGTLAAIAPSLALPGCEAGRTSAYGKLTSTSGEPQFSGPVRLASLACEDQALTLDDYALDFTVAADTRLANPAIEVRLEGGETRYAGNTASAIMGTVRAQMRDRLTTAKYSLAARGVDTPQVLAAVLTAEGQLRASDGVERLQLEGNLEGNGLRLGRGLVATVESLVRTGEGTLVAPLTRKMANALQAETRGSALDADIRLRFDPEGYSLLTPRAELRGGSGARLVSLSRVEIAARTGEMPRIVGNIATGGADMPRISGRMERSDSGGSIFRLAMERYAAGSSMLAVPQIMIAQGPGGALGFAGRVEASGALPGGSATNLRLPVEGRYGEGQLALWRSCTEVRFDRLELANLAVEKRGLTLCPPRGRAILKSGPGGLQIAAGTSSLDLEGYLGETPIRLVSGPVGFAYPGVMTAKAIDVALGPAETASRFRVSGLEARLGDEIAGTFSDADIALAAVPMNLTQASGQWRFADGRLAIEEGEFTLVDRDEPARFEPLVARDAVLALIDNVIAAQADLRHPASDRLVTAVDIRHDLASGAGFADLAVPGLQFDAGLQPMELSSLTKGVIANTEGTVTGRGRIDWAADGTVTSTGRFTTDDLDFAAAFGPVKGASGTIEFTDLLNLTTAPGQTIRVASVNPGVEVFDGEVGFALQNGELLAVSGGNWPFMGGQLILRDVDLNLGVSEERRYIFEIVGLDAGTFVTEMELENITATGLFDGTVPIVFDERGNGRIDTGVLISRPPGGTVSYVGELTYEDLSPIANFAFDALKSLDYSQMRVIMEGPLTGEIVTRVRFDGIRQGEDAKSNFVTKRLASLPLQFRINIKAQFYQLLNNLKSLYDPASVRDPRSLGLLSDDGTRLLRRSITGAEAEPIIDPDDIIPDEIPIQEQESE